The Alteromonas stellipolaris genome includes a region encoding these proteins:
- the xrt gene encoding exosortase has protein sequence MSWALLNYPVMKTLWDNGFDDGTYSHAYLIPAIILYLIYTAAEQEKLIFRAKINYGWLAAGIIVGVLFWISVWSQISLLYWSLSLSLLILLSLQVFRLNWSLIFPLSYLIFIYPFWGAFAGFFQELSVFMVTFIMSFTDIPVFVENEYVTIPAGVFEIARGCSGLRYIIVSLAISSLYVFLYLRTFKSAFIFIVFAIAGALVTNWLRIVFLILIGDYTNMESSLMTDHNNFGWYIYVPVALIQFYLGGKLEQADERKRLSNPTTKVAAEEVAGNFPVKITGAIAIIMTLCFSSYAAQTSIHNTIVLPENCESNSEKLHDINLAVENYSFVCSDSSVGNNEQSRVFYFNGEELDNKATFYLNTVIPTDHTSLSKEVSDRTIQVVSRDKLGGYWLIKYTYEIEGQQFSSVRSFKLARIKSALNGVNAHRLAVTITKCSGDCSLLSSTSALSSSYAES, from the coding sequence TTGAGTTGGGCGTTATTAAACTATCCCGTTATGAAGACGTTGTGGGATAATGGCTTTGACGACGGTACGTACTCTCACGCTTATTTAATCCCCGCTATTATTTTATATCTGATATACACTGCAGCTGAACAAGAAAAGTTGATTTTTAGAGCAAAAATTAATTATGGATGGTTAGCTGCAGGCATTATCGTTGGCGTTTTATTTTGGATAAGTGTTTGGTCGCAAATTAGTCTGTTGTATTGGTCGTTATCCCTCTCACTGCTTATTCTCTTGAGCTTACAAGTTTTTAGATTGAATTGGTCGCTCATATTTCCTCTCTCTTACCTCATCTTCATTTATCCCTTTTGGGGGGCATTCGCTGGCTTTTTTCAAGAACTCTCTGTGTTTATGGTTACGTTCATTATGTCATTTACGGATATTCCCGTTTTTGTAGAAAATGAATATGTCACCATTCCTGCAGGTGTATTTGAAATCGCCAGAGGGTGTAGTGGTTTGCGGTATATCATCGTATCGCTTGCGATTAGCTCACTGTACGTGTTTCTTTATCTTAGAACATTTAAAAGCGCGTTTATCTTCATAGTATTTGCAATCGCAGGGGCTTTAGTCACTAACTGGTTAAGAATAGTTTTTCTCATTCTAATTGGTGACTATACCAATATGGAAAGCTCTTTAATGACGGACCATAATAACTTTGGTTGGTATATTTATGTTCCAGTGGCATTAATTCAATTTTATCTGGGTGGGAAATTAGAGCAGGCAGACGAAAGAAAGCGTTTAAGCAATCCCACCACGAAAGTAGCAGCGGAAGAAGTAGCAGGAAACTTTCCTGTGAAGATTACTGGGGCGATAGCAATAATAATGACGCTCTGCTTTTCATCATATGCCGCGCAAACTTCTATTCACAATACTATTGTTCTACCTGAGAATTGTGAGTCAAACTCTGAAAAGCTACACGATATTAATTTGGCCGTAGAAAACTACTCGTTCGTATGCAGTGATAGCAGTGTGGGCAATAACGAGCAGAGTCGTGTCTTTTATTTCAATGGCGAAGAATTAGATAATAAAGCAACATTTTACTTAAACACTGTAATACCTACCGACCACACATCCCTATCAAAAGAAGTGTCTGACAGAACTATTCAAGTAGTCAGTCGTGACAAGTTGGGTGGCTACTGGCTTATTAAATATACTTATGAAATCGAAGGGCAGCAGTTTTCTTCTGTACGAAGCTTTAAACTTGCTCGAATTAAAAGCGCATTAAATGGGGTAAATGCCCATCGTTTGGCGGTTACCATTACTAAATGCTCTGGTGATTGCTCCTTACTAAGTTCTACATCCGCACTAAGCTCTTCATATGCTGAGTCTTAA
- a CDS encoding GNAT family N-acetyltransferase yields the protein MEARILDSEQQIVDIKESWQKLYKHAINSNVFLSYDWITTWLNVFKNHVTAFSIISIWDLDEIICLLPLYKRVGDSTGTFWFIGSGEPETAEVCSEGLDMLSVSSFNSELSQLLTEAIDTIGLKKLVVTNCSKDSQIKSVFDQLGYRYLKEFRGNRYFIDTLDSETKLEKKTARYVKAAEKLGITYHSVNSVSDLARTFDELKHLHNIKWRQPDHPSIFDNTSFNRFHTSILQALLVSEKLSLIAVKKGEQTIAVNYSIISGNDLVFYQSGVDTSFKPNISPGMLLHCAQLRQARTLKLKYYDFLLSKPPTYKEGITEHSQPIYGFTFHKSSFTFFFQCWRNAIMKILSNLRVQFLGERHGK from the coding sequence ATGGAAGCGCGCATTTTAGACTCAGAACAACAAATAGTAGACATCAAAGAGTCTTGGCAGAAGCTTTATAAACATGCAATAAACAGCAATGTTTTTCTAAGTTACGATTGGATCACGACGTGGCTAAATGTATTCAAAAATCATGTAACGGCGTTTTCAATCATATCTATATGGGATCTTGATGAGATCATATGTTTATTACCTCTTTACAAACGCGTAGGTGACAGTACCGGTACTTTTTGGTTCATAGGGAGTGGTGAACCAGAAACGGCAGAAGTATGTAGTGAAGGCCTCGATATGCTGTCAGTTAGTTCGTTTAATTCCGAGCTTAGTCAACTTCTCACAGAGGCGATTGACACTATTGGCCTAAAGAAGTTAGTAGTAACAAATTGCTCTAAAGATAGTCAAATTAAGTCAGTGTTTGATCAGCTAGGTTATAGGTATCTTAAAGAATTTAGAGGGAATCGATATTTTATTGATACCCTTGATAGCGAAACTAAGCTCGAGAAAAAAACAGCACGTTATGTCAAAGCCGCTGAAAAGCTTGGTATTACGTATCATTCTGTAAACAGTGTTTCTGATTTAGCGCGTACCTTTGATGAATTGAAGCATCTTCACAATATAAAATGGCGACAGCCAGATCACCCTTCCATTTTTGATAATACTTCTTTTAACCGCTTTCACACCAGTATTTTGCAAGCGCTATTAGTAAGTGAGAAATTATCTTTAATTGCGGTAAAAAAGGGTGAACAAACAATAGCGGTTAATTATTCAATTATCTCTGGCAATGACTTGGTGTTTTATCAAAGTGGAGTAGACACTTCCTTTAAACCCAATATTTCTCCCGGTATGCTTTTGCATTGCGCACAACTTCGACAGGCTCGCACTTTAAAACTAAAATATTATGATTTCTTACTATCCAAGCCTCCTACCTATAAGGAAGGCATTACAGAGCACAGCCAGCCTATTTACGGCTTCACTTTTCATAAAAGTAGTTTTACATTTTTCTTTCAGTGTTGGCGAAACGCTATCATGAAAATATTGAGTAACCTAAGAGTACAATTCTTAGGGGAGCGTCATGGTAAATAA
- a CDS encoding endonuclease/exonuclease/phosphatase family protein, with amino-acid sequence MILALCRAVSILLLCIVFVVSCAFIFNIELFDIFYFIDFLPDYVLFLLCVPALIFLGKSKQFLVPLALVAIFFASPFNLSLFNSEVGAATNHENQLSIASYNVAQRVEKERLYNWFVEQDLDILFIQEASRLGQFNVGEYEGIYTNCVQRLCILSRFALEELDSLDRKPLGGWGRFVSLHKVEIEGESVLLANVHFASISNFGYRFTTLKGFESKVSLFKEAKAVEFGLVKALVNKWSTNDAVIIAGDFNITDRNAQYEHYWGELDNLFAVSGNGYGSTRKSRLVSPRIDHLLVTKAFTPIYSEIGDDLGSDHLPILGTIVLEGTESE; translated from the coding sequence ATGATTCTTGCTTTATGTCGCGCAGTTAGCATACTCCTGCTTTGTATTGTATTCGTGGTCAGTTGCGCCTTTATCTTTAATATAGAATTATTTGATATCTTTTATTTTATCGATTTTTTACCTGACTACGTTTTATTTTTATTGTGTGTTCCAGCGTTAATTTTTCTTGGGAAGTCAAAACAATTTCTTGTTCCCTTAGCATTAGTTGCCATATTCTTTGCTTCACCTTTTAACCTCTCTTTATTCAATAGCGAGGTTGGCGCAGCGACAAATCATGAGAACCAGCTCTCAATTGCATCATACAATGTTGCTCAACGTGTAGAGAAAGAAAGACTATACAATTGGTTCGTGGAACAAGATTTAGATATCCTTTTTATTCAAGAGGCATCGCGCCTAGGTCAGTTCAATGTAGGTGAATATGAGGGTATCTATACTAATTGCGTTCAGCGCTTGTGCATATTGTCGCGTTTTGCGCTTGAAGAGCTAGATAGTCTTGATAGGAAACCTTTAGGCGGATGGGGTAGGTTTGTGTCATTACACAAGGTAGAAATCGAAGGGGAATCTGTTCTTCTAGCAAATGTTCATTTTGCATCAATATCTAATTTTGGGTATCGCTTTACTACGTTAAAGGGTTTTGAATCAAAGGTGTCTTTGTTTAAAGAGGCAAAGGCCGTTGAGTTTGGTCTAGTTAAGGCTTTGGTAAATAAGTGGTCTACCAACGATGCAGTCATAATAGCAGGGGATTTTAATATCACTGATAGAAACGCCCAATATGAACACTATTGGGGCGAATTAGACAACCTTTTTGCCGTCAGCGGTAACGGATACGGTTCAACCCGTAAAAGTAGGCTGGTAAGCCCGCGTATAGACCATTTACTGGTAACTAAAGCGTTTACACCTATTTATTCCGAGATAGGTGATGATTTGGGAAGTGACCATTTGCCAATCCTAGGTACCATAGTCTTGGAGGGAACCGAGAGTGAATAA
- a CDS encoding O-antigen ligase family protein, whose amino-acid sequence MVNNNKQMSSNTANHASFGFFLLSIYTFLLLARPHEWPLFDIEFPLLRTFLILTFFSYLVSFRPKIWNIQCTLLILLLFSMLLSEIRAFRYFSDLSKLIEWVNANIIPFILYFSLLSTIKRQNVIFFIFLSSALIMVQHAYSQMQSPTGQGWAESVVYRYDGGGESVQARFVGSFNDPNDMGMFLVMNIPVAVYFLLTGKGVMTRLCALASVLALCLGVYWSGSRGSLLGLLSVFFCLFYIKFGKVKAIILASISIPGVLVAMGTFRKISKDDESASQRLTAWYEGIQMLKHRPLFGFGKERFLEYHSKVAHNTYVTVMAELGIFGYIMWAMFMITALYMLLSVMKCENVSPGHEEALKKEQVLSQYLLVALIGYAVTAFFISRSYIMVVYIFVAMTAAMYYRVGKITPLTLNGGIIKKICGLAVISLGALYLVIRILLSL is encoded by the coding sequence ATGGTAAATAACAACAAGCAAATGAGTAGCAATACTGCAAATCATGCCTCGTTTGGGTTCTTTCTTCTTTCAATATATACCTTTTTACTGCTGGCTCGTCCTCATGAGTGGCCGTTATTTGATATTGAATTTCCACTTTTGAGAACATTTCTGATACTGACGTTTTTCTCCTATTTAGTGAGCTTTAGACCGAAAATTTGGAATATCCAATGTACCTTATTAATTCTACTGCTTTTCTCTATGTTGTTATCTGAGATTCGCGCCTTTCGCTATTTTAGCGACCTGAGTAAGTTAATAGAGTGGGTTAACGCCAACATTATTCCATTTATTCTCTACTTCAGCTTGCTAAGCACGATTAAACGGCAAAATGTGATTTTTTTCATATTCTTGAGCTCTGCTTTAATTATGGTTCAACACGCCTACAGTCAAATGCAAAGCCCGACAGGTCAGGGATGGGCTGAGTCGGTAGTTTATCGTTACGATGGCGGGGGGGAGTCGGTCCAGGCGCGGTTTGTCGGAAGCTTTAACGACCCCAATGATATGGGCATGTTTCTTGTCATGAATATTCCAGTTGCAGTGTACTTTCTGCTGACAGGCAAGGGGGTGATGACGAGGTTGTGCGCGTTGGCCTCAGTCTTAGCGCTATGTCTAGGGGTTTATTGGAGTGGCAGCAGAGGTTCTCTTTTAGGGCTTTTGAGCGTTTTCTTTTGTTTGTTCTACATAAAATTCGGTAAAGTTAAGGCAATAATCCTTGCATCAATTAGTATTCCAGGCGTACTCGTTGCGATGGGGACTTTCCGTAAAATCAGTAAGGATGATGAAAGTGCGAGTCAACGTTTGACGGCATGGTATGAGGGTATTCAAATGCTTAAGCATAGGCCCTTGTTTGGCTTCGGCAAAGAACGTTTTTTAGAATATCACTCGAAGGTCGCACATAATACCTATGTCACGGTAATGGCTGAACTTGGAATATTTGGATATATAATGTGGGCGATGTTTATGATTACCGCCCTTTACATGCTTTTAAGTGTTATGAAATGCGAAAATGTTAGCCCTGGTCATGAAGAGGCGCTTAAAAAAGAGCAAGTCTTAAGTCAGTATTTACTGGTTGCACTTATTGGCTATGCTGTCACCGCGTTTTTTATAAGCCGTAGTTATATAATGGTCGTTTATATATTCGTCGCGATGACAGCCGCTATGTATTATCGCGTTGGAAAAATTACGCCACTTACACTCAATGGCGGCATAATTAAAAAAATTTGCGGGTTAGCGGTCATTAGCTTAGGAGCGCTTTACCTAGTCATTAGAATATTGCTATCACTGTAA
- a CDS encoding sulfotransferase, translated as MPTQLNPIEVSQDEVSKYSKLIRTNKYKYPLRRVVQKRKFHAFCLGTPKSGTHSVANILSNFRSYHEINDTFIIAMIYLSKAGLLSDADIKRELSVRDRYNWLEMDSSHYYGQFPQQLIETFANAKYVLTIRDCISWIDSWFNHQLARDVQEKNSLYDLGRTNYYDRGFEYTKYDEPLRQYGLFPLASYFQFWAEHNNNVLTSIPKEQLLIIKTKELGSASTKLASFLNIEPKELVTEKSHSFKAKEKLNILQQLDKSFVRDTATQYCESINNTIFPEAKIVDAIDKMFQK; from the coding sequence ATGCCGACCCAACTTAACCCGATAGAAGTGAGCCAAGACGAAGTGAGCAAATACTCAAAGCTCATTCGTACCAATAAATACAAGTACCCACTTCGTCGTGTAGTGCAAAAAAGAAAGTTTCATGCTTTTTGTTTAGGTACGCCTAAGTCTGGAACGCACTCGGTAGCAAACATCCTATCCAATTTTCGCTCTTATCATGAAATTAACGATACATTTATCATTGCTATGATATATCTATCAAAAGCAGGCTTGCTATCAGATGCAGATATTAAGAGAGAGCTTTCTGTGCGAGACCGCTACAACTGGCTCGAAATGGACTCGTCACATTACTATGGCCAATTCCCACAACAACTCATCGAAACATTTGCCAATGCTAAATATGTGTTGACCATTCGAGACTGCATTTCGTGGATTGATTCATGGTTCAATCACCAGTTGGCCAGAGATGTTCAAGAGAAAAATTCGCTCTATGATTTAGGCAGAACAAACTATTACGATAGAGGCTTTGAATACACCAAGTACGATGAACCACTTCGTCAATATGGATTATTTCCATTGGCTTCTTATTTCCAATTCTGGGCCGAGCATAACAACAACGTGCTCACCAGTATTCCGAAAGAACAACTGCTAATAATTAAGACCAAAGAACTAGGCAGCGCTAGCACTAAGCTTGCGAGCTTCTTGAATATAGAGCCAAAAGAACTGGTCACTGAAAAATCGCATAGTTTCAAAGCGAAAGAAAAATTGAATATTTTACAGCAGCTGGATAAAAGCTTTGTACGTGATACTGCAACACAGTATTGTGAAAGTATTAACAATACTATTTTTCCTGAAGCTAAAATTGTTGACGCTATTGATAAGATGTTTCAGAAGTAA
- a CDS encoding glycosyltransferase family 2 protein, with translation MEKVTIAIITCKRPIWLARLLDALQEQVFTESIVPSILVVDNACDEETKEVVEQRRSGCIPIHYDVEKQAGIVYARNKCVSITTSMNSDYLIFIDDDEWPKDNTWASDLVLSAKRYTADIVTSHVISVDEAGKQNWATEILYPAPDQSEGQEISVFYTNNLLLSKRVLVEMSPCFDERFAMTGASDYHFALKCTHAGFKCIYTDAPVVEEMPSSRKNIKWFCRRGFRSGIGFTRSHIFEESLIKAVLKSLVYSLVRVLRGVLLILKSLLKRNKGSLVDGLFRVCSGVGTFMGLFGVKHDEYKKIHGK, from the coding sequence ATGGAAAAAGTCACCATCGCTATTATTACTTGTAAAAGGCCTATTTGGTTAGCCCGATTACTCGATGCTCTACAGGAACAGGTATTCACAGAAAGTATAGTACCCTCTATTTTAGTAGTCGATAACGCTTGTGATGAAGAGACAAAGGAAGTTGTAGAGCAACGCCGCTCTGGTTGTATACCAATTCATTATGATGTTGAAAAACAGGCTGGCATTGTATACGCCCGTAACAAGTGTGTATCTATCACAACTTCTATGAATAGTGATTACTTGATATTCATTGATGACGATGAATGGCCAAAAGATAACACTTGGGCTTCAGATTTAGTTTTAAGTGCGAAAAGGTACACAGCAGATATCGTGACAAGCCATGTCATTTCAGTGGACGAAGCTGGTAAACAAAACTGGGCGACTGAAATTCTTTACCCTGCACCAGACCAAAGCGAAGGACAGGAAATAAGTGTTTTTTACACCAATAACTTGCTTTTAAGTAAACGCGTACTGGTAGAGATGTCGCCCTGTTTTGATGAGCGTTTTGCGATGACTGGCGCAAGTGATTATCATTTTGCACTTAAATGCACCCATGCAGGATTTAAGTGTATCTACACAGATGCGCCAGTTGTTGAAGAAATGCCTTCAAGCCGAAAAAATATAAAGTGGTTTTGTCGTCGTGGATTTCGTTCGGGTATAGGCTTTACACGTTCGCATATTTTTGAGGAATCGCTTATCAAAGCGGTGTTGAAGAGCCTTGTTTATTCACTCGTCCGCGTTTTGCGAGGTGTTCTGCTTATATTGAAGTCTTTATTGAAGCGAAATAAAGGTAGCCTTGTTGATGGATTGTTTAGAGTGTGTTCTGGCGTTGGCACTTTTATGGGGCTATTCGGCGTTAAGCACGATGAATACAAAAAAATTCATGGGAAATGA
- a CDS encoding sulfotransferase family protein, whose amino-acid sequence MKPNAIVVVGMHRSGTSAVSGLLSELGVFMGSSLFAPQKGVNEKGFFENSLLVDLNDRLLDEQLLSWDHPLALCIDPEIAKSLAGYSAQAQHLLDKDYAKKTLWGMKDPRTTLLLPFWREVLESRGIKINFVLMLRSPMEVHGSLKKRDGFSINKSMHLWLNYTLSGYIGAKGLNPFILKYQDLLNSPDDSARKIFEHFEISVGQNPQKQSFIDKKLKNQQAVEVPDEPLVKLAMDVYETLSSDVVDEVRLSESVNEYKAYLASLSGVLSEHLSAVKTEEVYFKRHFLDAYESIWWKLSWPLKKVESFLRTKY is encoded by the coding sequence ATGAAACCAAATGCGATTGTAGTGGTAGGCATGCACAGAAGTGGAACCTCGGCAGTATCGGGGCTTCTTTCCGAACTCGGTGTTTTTATGGGAAGTTCTTTGTTTGCACCGCAAAAAGGGGTCAACGAAAAAGGCTTTTTCGAAAACTCCTTACTTGTGGATCTTAATGACAGACTTTTAGACGAGCAATTATTGTCTTGGGACCACCCGTTAGCGCTTTGCATCGACCCTGAAATAGCTAAATCTTTAGCTGGGTATAGCGCTCAAGCTCAACATCTTTTAGATAAAGATTATGCAAAAAAGACCCTTTGGGGTATGAAAGACCCAAGAACCACTTTGCTATTGCCTTTCTGGAGAGAGGTGCTCGAAAGCAGAGGAATCAAAATTAACTTTGTTTTGATGTTACGTTCACCAATGGAAGTTCATGGCTCTCTTAAAAAACGAGATGGGTTTTCTATCAATAAATCTATGCATCTTTGGCTAAACTATACGCTTTCTGGTTACATCGGCGCAAAAGGGCTGAATCCTTTTATCCTCAAGTATCAAGACTTGTTGAATTCTCCAGACGATTCAGCAAGAAAAATATTTGAACACTTCGAAATATCTGTTGGCCAAAATCCTCAAAAACAAAGTTTTATAGATAAGAAATTAAAGAATCAACAGGCAGTAGAAGTTCCTGATGAGCCTCTCGTTAAACTTGCGATGGATGTCTATGAAACACTCAGTAGTGACGTGGTCGATGAAGTTCGACTATCTGAGTCAGTCAATGAATATAAAGCTTATTTAGCATCTTTGTCCGGCGTTCTTTCAGAGCATTTGAGTGCGGTTAAAACTGAAGAGGTTTATTTTAAACGTCACTTTTTAGACGCTTATGAGTCGATTTGGTGGAAACTAAGCTGGCCACTCAAAAAAGTTGAATCGTTTTTAAGAACAAAATATTGA
- a CDS encoding acyltransferase family protein — protein MNNIIPRTNHFIWIRYLAAFSIVFSHSKQFDTAPQSYIDVVGTLTWFVPGVPILFFISGFLISLSSSNSQSLTAFFVKRILRVYPPLWASFSVSVVLIFSLGMVELHGDDWLKFLMWSIGQVTVVFFYHPDFLSHVGTGVLNGSLWVIPVILQFYLGLPLLRKLDNYWIGKGKSHYIYLLLVVCALFNMVFHYFNNFTPNVYTKIIHFLTLLPWLFFFLLGYIFSRDYGRLKRLTTYASPWLVLHVALFCTLGALGFKWGRNDINPILFTVLAFSIVSIAFKVPSNLSWFNRIEKFIAKNDISFGLFVYQMVMLNTIMYLGIFDDNWLARLLTFLLATITVASLSLILLEKPLRNKRDWFIKVLSRNKEPQQKNKAV, from the coding sequence GTGAACAATATTATTCCAAGAACTAACCATTTTATTTGGATACGATATCTTGCTGCTTTCTCGATTGTATTCTCACATTCCAAGCAGTTTGATACTGCGCCGCAGTCCTATATCGACGTAGTAGGTACACTAACGTGGTTCGTGCCAGGTGTTCCAATACTGTTCTTTATCAGTGGTTTTTTGATATCCCTAAGTTCATCAAACAGTCAATCACTAACCGCCTTTTTTGTAAAAAGAATCCTGCGTGTTTATCCACCTTTATGGGCCTCTTTTAGTGTCAGCGTGGTTTTAATATTTTCATTAGGCATGGTCGAGTTACACGGCGATGACTGGCTCAAGTTCCTTATGTGGAGTATAGGGCAAGTTACCGTAGTGTTTTTCTACCATCCTGACTTTCTTAGTCATGTAGGTACAGGTGTATTGAACGGTAGCTTGTGGGTTATTCCCGTTATTCTTCAATTTTATCTCGGCCTTCCTTTACTTAGAAAATTAGATAATTATTGGATAGGGAAAGGTAAATCTCATTATATTTACTTACTGTTAGTCGTTTGTGCTTTGTTCAATATGGTATTTCATTACTTTAATAACTTTACGCCGAATGTTTACACGAAAATCATACACTTTCTAACGCTTTTGCCGTGGTTGTTCTTTTTTCTATTAGGGTACATATTTAGTCGTGACTACGGAAGGTTAAAGAGGTTAACTACTTATGCGAGTCCATGGCTTGTACTACATGTTGCGTTATTTTGTACTCTAGGGGCACTGGGATTTAAGTGGGGTAGAAATGACATTAACCCGATTTTGTTTACGGTATTAGCATTCTCAATCGTAAGTATTGCTTTTAAAGTACCTTCAAACCTATCGTGGTTCAATCGTATAGAGAAGTTCATCGCGAAGAACGATATTTCATTTGGTCTATTCGTTTACCAAATGGTCATGCTGAACACAATTATGTACTTGGGAATATTTGACGACAACTGGTTGGCAAGGTTACTCACGTTCCTTCTAGCAACAATTACGGTAGCTAGCCTTAGCTTAATATTACTTGAAAAGCCTCTTCGGAATAAAAGAGATTGGTTTATTAAGGTTCTATCGCGAAATAAAGAGCCCCAGCAAAAAAACAAAGCAGTGTAA
- a CDS encoding glycosyltransferase, protein MNQLKASVIVAMYNGEATVEKTLISLLAQSYENFEIIIVDDGSTDSSKDVVDKYIDNPRVRYVFKENGGVAAARNVGIEHAVGDIVGFCDQDDLWKPNKLEMQMKMFEQHPDVGVVYSWIEVDRNGDFSISKPCFEGDCFEALLMQNFISCCTGMARRSLLLQIGGFDESRELHGVDDRHVWLRLARITRFGVVNEPLATYVIHGANYSLNEAKMLTADLICISKISSISDLSAQEKAWCKEAEYRVFRHYASNFFYINELNECASCYLNSWKLKKYRVDLLIASLILKVTPRSFLVSIKRTRKRIKGEMV, encoded by the coding sequence TTGAACCAACTAAAAGCTAGTGTCATTGTTGCTATGTACAACGGTGAAGCAACCGTAGAAAAGACGCTTATAAGTTTATTAGCTCAATCCTATGAAAACTTTGAAATTATTATAGTGGACGACGGCTCCACAGATTCATCAAAAGATGTTGTAGATAAATATATTGATAACCCGAGAGTTCGATATGTTTTCAAAGAGAATGGTGGGGTAGCAGCCGCGAGAAACGTAGGTATTGAGCATGCAGTAGGCGATATAGTTGGCTTTTGTGATCAGGATGATTTATGGAAGCCAAATAAGCTTGAAATGCAAATGAAAATGTTCGAGCAACACCCTGATGTCGGCGTTGTTTATAGCTGGATTGAAGTTGATAGAAACGGTGATTTTAGTATTAGTAAGCCGTGCTTTGAAGGTGATTGTTTCGAAGCCTTACTGATGCAGAATTTCATATCGTGTTGCACTGGAATGGCTAGGCGCAGTTTACTGCTTCAAATAGGAGGCTTTGATGAAAGCCGAGAATTGCATGGTGTAGACGATCGTCATGTGTGGCTTCGCTTAGCACGAATTACGCGCTTCGGCGTAGTGAATGAACCCTTGGCGACTTACGTAATCCATGGTGCCAACTATTCGTTAAATGAGGCCAAAATGCTTACTGCAGATTTAATCTGCATAAGTAAAATATCCTCAATTAGCGATTTGTCTGCACAAGAGAAAGCATGGTGCAAAGAAGCTGAATACCGGGTTTTTCGGCACTATGCGAGCAATTTTTTCTACATCAACGAGCTTAACGAATGTGCTTCTTGCTATTTGAATTCATGGAAGCTTAAAAAATACAGAGTTGATTTATTGATTGCATCCTTGATTCTGAAAGTGACGCCTCGCTCATTTTTGGTGTCCATTAAAAGAACGAGAAAAAGAATCAAAGGTGAAATGGTATGA